One Lampris incognitus isolate fLamInc1 chromosome 18, fLamInc1.hap2, whole genome shotgun sequence genomic region harbors:
- the cratb gene encoding carnitine O-acetyltransferase b isoform X2, with translation MIWVKIQTGTRRAWLSRITDWWVQWAYLESRQPLPVHSNPAISLPRRDYSDWRGQLVFASKLIAAVLDFKAKINTGQLPVEYMRETPLCMELFPLLFSSCRIPGPKHDYIAHHGRSRRSPTHITVVRNYQFFQLDVYNSDGSRMTESQIHAQLLRIRSQSWKTDKEPMGILTSEHRHTWGQAYNRLLKDKLNKESVRAIEKGLFNLCLDSAVMRISDEKYASRKAAQVLHGGGTFSNSGNRWFDKTLQFVVGEDGSWGLLYEQATAEGPPIATLLDHILQYCMKPDPKRAPLVPLPMPKKLYFCIDQEIKWDIEHAKQNLDILINDLDVNVFNFQRFGKELPKQHNLSPNSFIQVALQLAYYRVHNEVCPSCDIASQRMFRGGRTEYIRSPTNQTLKFILAFDDPSISREAKLQLFKEAVDAYTALTDQALKGHGIDHHLLGLKLQAIEEGLSIPKIFMDTAYGLATHWKLRTGQVPANTDSVMCFGPLVPDGYAVCYNPQADHVHFSITAFNCCEETHAETLALTLNDTLCQLQELLQPSVSS, from the exons ATGATCTGGGTAAAAATACAAACAGGAACTCGCAGAGCTTGGCTGTCTCGG ataACAGACTGGTGGGTGCAATGGGCGTACTTGGAGAGTAGACAGCCGCTGCCTGTTCATTCTAACCCGGCCATCTCTCTTCCCAGACGAGACTACTCCGACTGGAGGGGCCAGCTTGT GTTTGCATCCAAACTGATAGCTGCAGTACTGGATTTCAAAGCCAAAATTAATAC TGGCCAGCTGCCGGTGGAGTATATGCGGGAGACGCCTCTGTGTATGGAGCTCTTTCCCCTCCTCTTCTCGTCCTGCAGAATCCCGGGTCCCAAACACGACTACATAGCCCACCATGGCCGCTCCCGACGATCACCAACGCACATCACAGTGGTCAGAAACTACCAG ttTTTCCAGTTAGATGTGTACAATAGCGATGGATCGCGGATGACCGAGAGCCAGATCCATGCCCAGCTCTTAAGGATCAGGTCTCAGTCCTGGAAGACGGACAAAGAACCCATGGGCATCCTGACCAGTGAGCACCGCCACACCTGGGGTCAGGCCTACAACCGCCTGCTCAAAG ATAAACTAAATAAGGAATCGGTGCGGGCGATAGAGAAGGGCCTTTTCAACTTGTGCTTGGATTCTGCAGTCATGAGGATATCGGATGAAAA GTACGCTAGTCGTAAGGCAGCACAGGTTTTGCACGGGGGCGGGACTTTCTCCAACAGTGGCAACCGTTGGTTTGACAAAACACTACAG TTTGTGGTGGGTGAAGATGGCTCATGGGGCCTTCTGTACGAACAAGCTACTGCTGAGGGCCCGCCCATAGCAACACTTTTAGATCACATCCTACAATACTG CATGAAGCCGGACCCTAAGAGAGCCCCATTGGTCCCACTACCAATGCCAAAGAAGCTTTACTTTTGCATTGACCAAGAAATTAAGTGGGACATAGAGCATGCCAAGCAAAATCTTGACAT ACTGATCAACGACCTCGATGTGAACGTGTTTAACTTCCAGAGGTTTGGCAAGGAGCTGCCCAAGCAGCACAATCTGAGTCCCAACTCCTTCATCCAGGTGGCCCTGCAGCTGGCTTACTACAG AGTTCACAACGAGGTCTGTCCCTCTTGTGACATTGCTTCCCAGCGGATGTTTCGAGGTGGCCGGACCGAATACATTCGCTCTCCCACAAATCAAACGCTCAAGTTTATACTTGCCTTTGATGACCCATCAATATCG AGGGAAGCAAAGTTACAGTTGTTCAAAGAGGCCGTTGACGCCTACACCGCCCTGACTGATCAG GCACTCAAAGGGCATGGCATTGACCACCACCTGTTAGGTCTGAAGCTCCAGGCTATTGAGGAGGGACTAAGCATTCCTAAAATCTTCATGGATACAGCATACGGGTTGGCAACACATTGGAAACTCAGAACAgggcag GTGCCTGCAAACACagacagtgtgatgtgttttggaccTCTTGTTCCCGATGGCTATGCAGTATGCTACAACCCTCAGGCAGACCATGTCCACTTTTCCATAACTGCCTTTAACTGCTGTGAGGAGACGCATGCAGAGACGCTGGCCCTCACTCTGAATGACACCCTGTGTCAACTACAGGAACTATTGCAGCCTAGCGTGTCCAGCTAA
- the cratb gene encoding carnitine O-acetyltransferase b isoform X3, with amino-acid sequence MMITDWWVQWAYLESRQPLPVHSNPAISLPRRDYSDWRGQLVFASKLIAAVLDFKAKINTGQLPVEYMRETPLCMELFPLLFSSCRIPGPKHDYIAHHGRSRRSPTHITVVRNYQFFQLDVYNSDGSRMTESQIHAQLLRIRSQSWKTDKEPMGILTSEHRHTWGQAYNRLLKDKLNKESVRAIEKGLFNLCLDSAVMRISDEKYASRKAAQVLHGGGTFSNSGNRWFDKTLQFVVGEDGSWGLLYEQATAEGPPIATLLDHILQYCMKPDPKRAPLVPLPMPKKLYFCIDQEIKWDIEHAKQNLDILINDLDVNVFNFQRFGKELPKQHNLSPNSFIQVALQLAYYRVHNEVCPSCDIASQRMFRGGRTEYIRSPTNQTLKFILAFDDPSISREAKLQLFKEAVDAYTALTDQALKGHGIDHHLLGLKLQAIEEGLSIPKIFMDTAYGLATHWKLRTGQVPANTDSVMCFGPLVPDGYAVCYNPQADHVHFSITAFNCCEETHAETLALTLNDTLCQLQELLQPSVSS; translated from the exons ATGATG ataACAGACTGGTGGGTGCAATGGGCGTACTTGGAGAGTAGACAGCCGCTGCCTGTTCATTCTAACCCGGCCATCTCTCTTCCCAGACGAGACTACTCCGACTGGAGGGGCCAGCTTGT GTTTGCATCCAAACTGATAGCTGCAGTACTGGATTTCAAAGCCAAAATTAATAC TGGCCAGCTGCCGGTGGAGTATATGCGGGAGACGCCTCTGTGTATGGAGCTCTTTCCCCTCCTCTTCTCGTCCTGCAGAATCCCGGGTCCCAAACACGACTACATAGCCCACCATGGCCGCTCCCGACGATCACCAACGCACATCACAGTGGTCAGAAACTACCAG ttTTTCCAGTTAGATGTGTACAATAGCGATGGATCGCGGATGACCGAGAGCCAGATCCATGCCCAGCTCTTAAGGATCAGGTCTCAGTCCTGGAAGACGGACAAAGAACCCATGGGCATCCTGACCAGTGAGCACCGCCACACCTGGGGTCAGGCCTACAACCGCCTGCTCAAAG ATAAACTAAATAAGGAATCGGTGCGGGCGATAGAGAAGGGCCTTTTCAACTTGTGCTTGGATTCTGCAGTCATGAGGATATCGGATGAAAA GTACGCTAGTCGTAAGGCAGCACAGGTTTTGCACGGGGGCGGGACTTTCTCCAACAGTGGCAACCGTTGGTTTGACAAAACACTACAG TTTGTGGTGGGTGAAGATGGCTCATGGGGCCTTCTGTACGAACAAGCTACTGCTGAGGGCCCGCCCATAGCAACACTTTTAGATCACATCCTACAATACTG CATGAAGCCGGACCCTAAGAGAGCCCCATTGGTCCCACTACCAATGCCAAAGAAGCTTTACTTTTGCATTGACCAAGAAATTAAGTGGGACATAGAGCATGCCAAGCAAAATCTTGACAT ACTGATCAACGACCTCGATGTGAACGTGTTTAACTTCCAGAGGTTTGGCAAGGAGCTGCCCAAGCAGCACAATCTGAGTCCCAACTCCTTCATCCAGGTGGCCCTGCAGCTGGCTTACTACAG AGTTCACAACGAGGTCTGTCCCTCTTGTGACATTGCTTCCCAGCGGATGTTTCGAGGTGGCCGGACCGAATACATTCGCTCTCCCACAAATCAAACGCTCAAGTTTATACTTGCCTTTGATGACCCATCAATATCG AGGGAAGCAAAGTTACAGTTGTTCAAAGAGGCCGTTGACGCCTACACCGCCCTGACTGATCAG GCACTCAAAGGGCATGGCATTGACCACCACCTGTTAGGTCTGAAGCTCCAGGCTATTGAGGAGGGACTAAGCATTCCTAAAATCTTCATGGATACAGCATACGGGTTGGCAACACATTGGAAACTCAGAACAgggcag GTGCCTGCAAACACagacagtgtgatgtgttttggaccTCTTGTTCCCGATGGCTATGCAGTATGCTACAACCCTCAGGCAGACCATGTCCACTTTTCCATAACTGCCTTTAACTGCTGTGAGGAGACGCATGCAGAGACGCTGGCCCTCACTCTGAATGACACCCTGTGTCAACTACAGGAACTATTGCAGCCTAGCGTGTCCAGCTAA
- the cratb gene encoding carnitine O-acetyltransferase b isoform X1, with the protein MIWVKIQTGTRRAWLSRVVLRQELFFSSAVPTQPVPPLAQTLQGYLRALEPLLPPEELNHTHKMVQEFGRPGGLGQSLQEGLQKRARHTKNWITDWWVQWAYLESRQPLPVHSNPAISLPRRDYSDWRGQLVFASKLIAAVLDFKAKINTGQLPVEYMRETPLCMELFPLLFSSCRIPGPKHDYIAHHGRSRRSPTHITVVRNYQFFQLDVYNSDGSRMTESQIHAQLLRIRSQSWKTDKEPMGILTSEHRHTWGQAYNRLLKDKLNKESVRAIEKGLFNLCLDSAVMRISDEKYASRKAAQVLHGGGTFSNSGNRWFDKTLQFVVGEDGSWGLLYEQATAEGPPIATLLDHILQYCMKPDPKRAPLVPLPMPKKLYFCIDQEIKWDIEHAKQNLDILINDLDVNVFNFQRFGKELPKQHNLSPNSFIQVALQLAYYRVHNEVCPSCDIASQRMFRGGRTEYIRSPTNQTLKFILAFDDPSISREAKLQLFKEAVDAYTALTDQALKGHGIDHHLLGLKLQAIEEGLSIPKIFMDTAYGLATHWKLRTGQVPANTDSVMCFGPLVPDGYAVCYNPQADHVHFSITAFNCCEETHAETLALTLNDTLCQLQELLQPSVSS; encoded by the exons ATGATCTGGGTAAAAATACAAACAGGAACTCGCAGAGCTTGGCTGTCTCGG GTGGTGTTGAGACAGGAGCTGTTCTTCTCTTCGGCTGTGCCTACCCAGCCGGTGCCCCCCTTAGCCCAGACTCTGCAGGGGTACCTGCGGGCCCTGGAACCCCTTCTGCCCCCTGAGGAGCTCAACCACACGCACAAGATGGTGCAGGAGTTTGGCAGGCCAGGGGGCCTGGGTCAGAGTCTGCAGGAGGGGCTGCAGAAGAGAGCCAGACACACCAAGAACTGG ataACAGACTGGTGGGTGCAATGGGCGTACTTGGAGAGTAGACAGCCGCTGCCTGTTCATTCTAACCCGGCCATCTCTCTTCCCAGACGAGACTACTCCGACTGGAGGGGCCAGCTTGT GTTTGCATCCAAACTGATAGCTGCAGTACTGGATTTCAAAGCCAAAATTAATAC TGGCCAGCTGCCGGTGGAGTATATGCGGGAGACGCCTCTGTGTATGGAGCTCTTTCCCCTCCTCTTCTCGTCCTGCAGAATCCCGGGTCCCAAACACGACTACATAGCCCACCATGGCCGCTCCCGACGATCACCAACGCACATCACAGTGGTCAGAAACTACCAG ttTTTCCAGTTAGATGTGTACAATAGCGATGGATCGCGGATGACCGAGAGCCAGATCCATGCCCAGCTCTTAAGGATCAGGTCTCAGTCCTGGAAGACGGACAAAGAACCCATGGGCATCCTGACCAGTGAGCACCGCCACACCTGGGGTCAGGCCTACAACCGCCTGCTCAAAG ATAAACTAAATAAGGAATCGGTGCGGGCGATAGAGAAGGGCCTTTTCAACTTGTGCTTGGATTCTGCAGTCATGAGGATATCGGATGAAAA GTACGCTAGTCGTAAGGCAGCACAGGTTTTGCACGGGGGCGGGACTTTCTCCAACAGTGGCAACCGTTGGTTTGACAAAACACTACAG TTTGTGGTGGGTGAAGATGGCTCATGGGGCCTTCTGTACGAACAAGCTACTGCTGAGGGCCCGCCCATAGCAACACTTTTAGATCACATCCTACAATACTG CATGAAGCCGGACCCTAAGAGAGCCCCATTGGTCCCACTACCAATGCCAAAGAAGCTTTACTTTTGCATTGACCAAGAAATTAAGTGGGACATAGAGCATGCCAAGCAAAATCTTGACAT ACTGATCAACGACCTCGATGTGAACGTGTTTAACTTCCAGAGGTTTGGCAAGGAGCTGCCCAAGCAGCACAATCTGAGTCCCAACTCCTTCATCCAGGTGGCCCTGCAGCTGGCTTACTACAG AGTTCACAACGAGGTCTGTCCCTCTTGTGACATTGCTTCCCAGCGGATGTTTCGAGGTGGCCGGACCGAATACATTCGCTCTCCCACAAATCAAACGCTCAAGTTTATACTTGCCTTTGATGACCCATCAATATCG AGGGAAGCAAAGTTACAGTTGTTCAAAGAGGCCGTTGACGCCTACACCGCCCTGACTGATCAG GCACTCAAAGGGCATGGCATTGACCACCACCTGTTAGGTCTGAAGCTCCAGGCTATTGAGGAGGGACTAAGCATTCCTAAAATCTTCATGGATACAGCATACGGGTTGGCAACACATTGGAAACTCAGAACAgggcag GTGCCTGCAAACACagacagtgtgatgtgttttggaccTCTTGTTCCCGATGGCTATGCAGTATGCTACAACCCTCAGGCAGACCATGTCCACTTTTCCATAACTGCCTTTAACTGCTGTGAGGAGACGCATGCAGAGACGCTGGCCCTCACTCTGAATGACACCCTGTGTCAACTACAGGAACTATTGCAGCCTAGCGTGTCCAGCTAA